The Astatotilapia calliptera chromosome 17, fAstCal1.2, whole genome shotgun sequence genome has a segment encoding these proteins:
- the etnk1 gene encoding ethanolamine kinase 1 — MASYIHVPDEAPAVPKIDVTVDENDYRPGALKLMKELRPSWRPFEIKMKFFTDGITNKLLGCYVGATMQDVVLVRIYGNKTELLIDRENEVKGFRVLHAHCCAPRLYCTFNNGLCYEFLQGTALEPEHIRSQPVFRLIARQLARYHAIHAHNGWLPQSDLWLKMGKYFTLIPKSFKDPEQNARLSREVPSARSLREELLWLQQSLSVLGSPVVLCHNDLLCKNIIYNQKEGNVKFIDYEYTGYNYQAYDIGNHFNEFAGLNEVDYSHYPGQDFQLQWLHSYLEAYKEHKGQGSAVTDREVESLYVQVNQFALASHFFWGLWALIQARFSTIDFDFLGYAVLRFNQYFKMKPEAAALKLPE; from the exons ATGGCTAGCTACATCCATGTTCCCGACGAGGCTCCCGCTGTGCCCAAAATAGATGTGACAGTTGACGAGAACGACTACAGACCTGGTGCACTGAAACTGATGAAGGAGCTGAGACCAAGCTGGAGGCCGTTCGAGATCAAAATGAAG TTTTTCACAGATGGAATAACCAATAAACTGCTTGGCTGCTACGTGGGTGCAACCATGCAGGATGTGGTTCTGGTCCGTATTTATGGCAACAAAACAGAACTGCTGATCGATAGGGAAAATGAGGTGAAGGGTTTCAGAGTACTGCATGCACACTGCTGTGCCCCACGCCTTTACTGTACCTTCAACAATGGTCTGTGCTATGAATTTCTGCAAGGAACTGCACTGGAGCCTGAGCACATTCGCAGCCAGCCTGtttttag GCTCATTGCTAGGCAGCTGGCCAGGTACCACGCCATACACGCCCATAATGGCTGGTTACCCCAGTCTGACCTGTGGCTGAAGATGGGCAAGTACTTTACTCTCATCCCCAAATCCTTCAAGGACCCTGAGCAGAATGCCAG GTTGAGCAGGGAGGTTCCCAGCGCACGGAGCCTCAGAGAAGAGCTGTTGTGGCTCCAGCAGAGCTTGTCTGTGCTCGGCTCCCCCGTCGTTCTCTGCCACAACGACCTTCTCTGCAAAAACATCATCTATAACCAGAAGGAAG GGAATGTAAAGTTCATTGACTACGAGTACACTGGGTACAATTACCAAGCCTATGACATTGGGAACCATTTCAATGAGTTTGCTG gcCTGAATGAAGTGGACTATAGTCACTACCCTGGGCAGGACTTTCAGCTTCAGTGGCTGCATTCTTATCTCGAAGCCTATAAGGAACACAAAGGCCAAGGTAGTGCAGTCACTGACAGAGAAGTGGAGAGCCTCTATGTCCAAGTCAACCAGTTTGCCCTG GCTTCTCATTTTTTCTGGGGTCTCTGGGCTCTGATTCAGGCCAGATTCTCCACCATCGACTTTGACTTCTTGGG ATATGCAGTCCTGCGGTTTAACCAGTATTTCAAGATGAAACCAGAAGCGGCTGCACTAAAATTACCAGAATAA